The Sporolituus thermophilus DSM 23256 genome has a segment encoding these proteins:
- a CDS encoding helix-turn-helix transcriptional regulator, translating into MRHWLIQLRKKSGLSQKQVAIQASISQNHYCNIETGFRNPSIAVAKRIANALNFHWTAFYDIKD; encoded by the coding sequence GTGCGTCATTGGCTGATCCAACTTCGCAAAAAAAGCGGACTGTCGCAGAAACAAGTCGCTATCCAGGCTTCCATTTCTCAAAATCATTATTGCAACATTGAAACTGGTTTTCGCAATCCAAGTATCGCTGTAGCCAAAAGAATTGCTAACGCTTTAAATTTTCATTGGACTGCGTTTTATGACATTAAAGACTAA